The Candidatus Kapaibacterium sp. genome has a segment encoding these proteins:
- a CDS encoding carboxypeptidase-like regulatory domain-containing protein produces MRTWKFATAALAVVLLSACVKHPSEPKEPPPSSHPDSCCNTLLIVLPYDSASGTPVVGASVRVQQDQGSYNKTKVTQQDGASFSGLCPGTYIVHISHEHCSVRELSVELGCEDTVKLCIPLDCGEERDSDTCCRGVITVRVYDSLQAKPLQAAVVCLWKQGKLVETQPAHDGSAAFDSLCEGEYVVEVTAEGYRSREVRIHLPCNDHVEIWVGLLPKHQECCEGMVAVIVQDSTRVQRIQGAQVRLWQNGRLLTQQGTDADGVARFTRLCQGPYGISVHADGYWPRELEFSLGCNQAIEHCVSLSRRP; encoded by the coding sequence ATGCGAACGTGGAAGTTCGCTACTGCAGCGCTCGCCGTAGTACTACTCTCTGCCTGTGTAAAGCATCCCTCCGAACCTAAAGAACCCCCACCCTCAAGCCACCCCGACTCTTGCTGCAACACCCTCCTCATCGTGCTGCCCTACGATTCTGCCTCGGGTACCCCTGTGGTAGGAGCAAGCGTGCGAGTCCAGCAAGATCAAGGGAGTTACAACAAGACGAAGGTAACGCAACAGGACGGTGCGAGCTTTTCAGGGCTTTGCCCTGGAACTTACATCGTGCATATCTCCCACGAGCACTGCTCTGTCCGAGAACTGAGCGTCGAGTTGGGGTGCGAGGACACTGTAAAGCTCTGCATCCCATTGGACTGCGGAGAAGAGCGCGACTCCGATACCTGCTGCCGCGGCGTCATCACCGTCCGCGTCTACGATAGCCTCCAAGCAAAGCCACTACAGGCCGCAGTAGTCTGCCTCTGGAAGCAGGGGAAACTTGTAGAGACACAGCCCGCACATGACGGATCAGCTGCATTTGACAGCCTCTGCGAAGGCGAATATGTCGTAGAGGTCACAGCAGAGGGGTACCGGTCACGAGAGGTTCGTATCCACCTGCCCTGCAACGACCATGTGGAAATCTGGGTTGGCCTCCTCCCGAAACACCAGGAGTGCTGTGAGGGGATGGTAGCTGTCATCGTACAGGACTCTACCCGTGTCCAGCGGATACAGGGAGCTCAAGTTCGGTTGTGGCAGAATGGAAGGTTGCTCACTCAGCAAGGGACAGACGCGGACGGCGTCGCGCGCTTCACACGCTTGTGTCAAGGCCCATATGGAATCAGCGTCCATGCCGATGGGTACTGGCCGCGGGAACTGGAGTTCTCTCTGGGATGCAACCAGGCGATAGAGCACTGCGTTTCGCTTTCGCGGCGCCCATAA